GCCGGGAATGAGGTGCGAGCCCATCTCGAGCGCGAACACCGGCGCGGACAGCACCGCGGCGATCGCGAGATCGCGGCGTAGCTCCGTCGTTTCGGCGTCGCGCCGCTCGGCGGCGCTGTCATCAGCCGTTGCGCCGGGGTCGACCACCGTGGCCTCGTAGCCGCTGTCCTTCACGGCTTGGATGAGCGCGGCCGTGTCGACGCCGGCGCCACGCTCGATACGGGCCCGCTCGGTTGCCAGGTTGACGGCGGCCGACACGACGCCGGGGACAGCCTTGAGCGCGCGTTCGACGCGTCCGACACAGGACGCGCAGGTCATGCCCTGAATGGCGAGCTCGACGGGAGCTGCCGCCGCGACGGTGTAGCCGGCATCCGCGATCGCCTTGACCAGGGCGCTGTGGTCGACCAGCCCCGCGAGACCGATCTCGGCGCGTTCGGTCGCCAGGTTGACATTGGCCCTGATCACGCCCGGCACGGCCTTGATGGCGCGCTCGACGCGTCCGACGCAGGACGCGCAGGTCATGCCTTCGATGGGCAGGCTGATGGTTGTTTGGTCGGCGCGAGCGGCGTGCGACGGGTTCATGGAATGCTCCTGGATTTAATGACTTCTTGGGGCTCGCCATACCAGATGGACCTTCCAATCATGGGAAGGTCAAGGGCGCGCAGTCGGCTTTTTTCAGCCCTTGACCTTGCCATGGTTGGACGCCCCACATCCCGAAGCGACCAGACAGCAAAAAGGAGGTCGCAGATGAAATTGCGTATCGAGAACATGACCTGTGGCGGCTGCGCGCGCAGCGTCACAAAGGCCATCCAGTCGGTTGATGCGAAGGCCGAGGTGGTCGCTGATGTCGTCAGCCGGACCGTCGAGATCCATTCGCCGAAATCCGCCGAAGCCTTTGTCCAGAGGCTGGCGACGGCCGGTTATGCCGCCGTCGAAATCGCCGGCGGCGCAGCCTGAAGGCCTCGCGGCCGATAAAAAACGGAGCGCCGCCGCGACCGGGTTCACGGTTGCGGCGGCGGTCAAGGTTCAATCGCTTCGAGGCCGGCCCTGGGCGGAACAATCGCCCGCCCCGCGCTGGATCGATTCCGCCAAGGGGGTCACGCCTTGACGTCGACGATCCCCATCATGCCAAGCTCCTCATGTTCGAGAATGTGGCAGTGATACATGCGCTGCCCCGGCAGGTCCTGCCGGATCAGCAGTCGCACCGTTTCGCCATGCGCCACGTTGACCGTATCTTTCCAGGCCCGGTAAGCGGGTTTGGTGACCCTGCCGTTGCGCTCCCGTTCGACCCATTGGAACTGTGTGCCGTGAACATGGAACGGGTGGTCCATGTCGGCCTGGTTGACGATTTCCCAGAGTTCGACCTCGCCGGCCTTGGCGACAATGTCGACGCGCTTCATGTCGAAGGCCGCGCCATTGATCAGAAACGCCATCGTCATGCCGCTTGCGTCCATCCCCATCGTCTCGGTGAGCACGAAGCGGCGCGTCTGCGCGGGGGCGCCGAGATCCTCGATCGTGCGCAGCCTGTCCGGCAAGGGCGGAGCCGGCTCGGCTGCCGCCTGCGCGACATTGACGGAGAGTAGCGACATCGAGGCATCGGCCGGCCGGTGAGGCCCCATCCAGCCCCGGTCGTAGTCGAGCGTGCGCAGGGTCGCCTTTCCGGCCTTGCCGAACGCGACGATCACATCGAGCCGCTCCGCCGGTGCAAGGAAAATCTCGTCCGCCGGGACGGGCTTCTCCAGCAGGCCGCCATCGGTTCCGATGACCGTGATCGCCGCGTCCTCGAACGACATCCGCAGGAAGCGCGCGTTGGTGGCGTTGAACAGGCGGAAGCGGCGTTTCGTGCCGCGCAAAACCGACAGGGACGGGTTCTTCTGGCCATTGACCAGGACATGGTCGCCGACACGGCCGTTCATCAGATCGACCATCGTGCTGTCAGGCATGGTCCCGTCGGCTGCGAGGCGCAGGTCGGTGAACACGAGCGGAGTGTCGCCATATGCGACGGGGATCGGATCGACCTTCGGCTTGACCAGGAAAATGCCGGCGAGCCCGCGATAGACCTGGCTGGCCGTCCGGCCATGGGGATGCGGGTGGTACCAGTAGGACCCGGCACTGCCTTCCGGAAGGCTGAAGCGGTAGGTCCGTTCCGCCCCTGATGCCACCGGGTCCATCGGATTGCCGTCCTGATCGGCAGGCACCGGCATGCCATGCCAGTGGATCGTGCTCTCTTCGCCGGGAATCCGGTTGGCGAAGATAATCTCGACCTGATCGCCCTCGGTGACCGCGATCAACGGGCCCGGGCTCAGGCCGTTATAGCCGAGCACCGGCGTGTCGAGGCCCGCGGCGAAGCGGACCTTCGCGGGCTGGGCGGTGAGCCTGGCTTTGAACACGCCCTTGGCTGCCGCCTGGTTCACGAGGCGCGGCAGCTCACGCAGCGGTGCGCCTTCCGGCAGCGCCACGGCGTTCGGGGCCGATATTGTATGGCCCCCATGGCCCCCATGCCCCCCATGGCCCCCATGGCCGCCCATGCCATGGCCGCCGGTCATGTTCATCTGGGCGGATGCGCGTGGGCTTGCGAAAATCGTTGCCACGCCCGCCGCGAGAAAGCTGCGTCGATGCATTTGTTCGTCTCCTGTCTCGGTTGTTCGCGGGCACGACCACGCGAGCGGTCAGTGCGCGGGCCGCCGTTTCGACGGCTTGAGCGGCCCGGCCGCATGGCCCTTCGAAAGCTCTTCGATGATCGGGCAGTGCGGGCGGTCGTCGCCCTGGCAATGTTCCGCCAGATGGCGCAGCGTTTTCGACATGTCGCGCAGCTCGCGCATCTTCCGCTCCAGTTCCGCGACATGCCCGAGCGCGATCTGCTTCACCTCGGCGCTGGCCCGCGAGCGGTCGCTCCAGAGCGCGAGAAGATGGCTCATCTGTTTGACCGAGAAGCCGAGGTCACGGGCGCGGCGAATGAAGCGGAGCGTGTGAACATCACTGTCCGAATAGACGCGATAACCGGATCCCGTGCGCGACACGTTGGCGACTAGGCCGATCGATTCGTAATAGCGGATCATCTTGGCCGAGACGCCGGAGGCCGCTGCAGCTTCGCCGATATTCATGCTTCGGTTCCTTGTGCCCGGGCGTGGTCCGGGGTCTGCCGGTCGCTGGCCGTCACCGGCATCCAACCGTGAACGGCGATCGCGAACGGAGATCTTGGTTGGCTCGTGGCCGTCATGGTCGTGCAACTCCCTTCCCGGGTGGTTGCCCCATTCCATAAAGGTTCCAATCATGGGAAGGTCAAGAGGGGCTGATCGGATGCCGCGAGCGGCATAGGCGGAACGGCCGGCGATGATCAGGTTTCGGTTGGGCAGAAAAAAAAGCCCCCGGAGAGATCCGGGGGCTTGGCGCCTGTCAAAGATGCGACGGCTGTTCGGTGATCGGCCGACCCGTATCAGATCGGCTCGCCGGCGCCGGTGCCGCGATGCGGGGTGGGGAAGCACCACTCGTCGCCGCGCGCGGTGTTGACATATTCCGGCCAGCGCAGGTCGACCGGCGGGTCGAAATCGGCCGGCAGCAGCGGGCCGACCCAGTCCTTGCCGCCCACCCCGCCGCCGGTGCGCTCGCGGAACTCGGCCTGGCACGCCGCCAGCGCACCGGGCTTGGTCGCGAGATCGACCATGGTCAGCGCCATGGTCTTGGCCGCGACGAACAGGCCGGGATCGACCGCCGCGGGCAGGCCGCCGAGCGCGTTATAGGCCCAGTTCGGATAGGCATAACCGGGCGACGGCGGCTGCAGCCGTGGCCGCGCGGCGAGCAGCCGCACAGTCGGGCAATGCCAGGAAAATTCGACATAGTCATCGGCGCTGAGATGGGTCTGCCAGCCGGCCAGCGTGCGTTTCAACCCGGCATCGTTGTCCTCCGGCGTGGTCAGCGTCGTCACGCTCTTGATGAACGGGTTGGCCATCGGTTCCAGGCCGAGGTTTTTCTGGATCTCGCGGCCGAAGGCCAGCGCCTTTTCGTCATAGATCGGGGCGCCGACCGCCTGCAGATTGGCCCAGGTCAGGTCGGTCAGCGCGGTGTTCGGCAAGCCGACGCGCGTCTTGGTCACCCAGCGCACGAAGGCGCGGCAACCGGTCGCCATGGCCGCCGATTTGGCGTTTCGGGCGAGCACGCGCCAGATCTGCTCCTGGATCGCCAGCGACGACGAGCGCCAGGAATATTGGATCTGGCTGAAACGCGGCGGCAGGTTGTCCGAGGTCGCACCGGCATCGCCCAGGACGAATTCGTTGAGCGTCCACGATCCGCTATGCGGGAACATGGCCTCCTTGGTGTATTTCGTCGTGGTGTACATGAGGCATAGGGCGTCGAGCGCGCCAGGCGCGCGGGCGACCGCATGGGCCGTCTGGGACGGCATCAGCGAGGGATCGACCCAGTTCTCGGGATCGTCGGCCTCGAAGGTGATGACCGCGCTCCAATAGGCGCCGAAATGGATATCGCCAGTGACCGTATTGCTCGGCCAGGGATGCCACACGACGGCGGCGTCGAGGTCATCGTAATAGCCCTTGGCGGCGTGGATCGGCTTCGAGCCGCAGACCTTTTCGGCCGGCTCGCCGAACAGCTTCAGCGTGGCGGCCACGCCATGCTGCTCAAAGGCGGCTTTGGTCGCGAGCATGGCGGTCAGCGAGGCCGTGCCGAGCACCGAATGCGGATCGGTATGGCCGGCGGCATAGGGGTGGACGCCTTCGCGCGGCGCCTCGCGCGGCACCACCTGCTGCGAATTGCCGGGCACCGCGTCATATTCCGAGAAGCCGGCGAGCACCGGCCCGCTCTTGCCCCAGCGGGCCGCAAACGCCGTGGGCATGTCGCCGGAGCCTGCTTCGACGCTGAAGCCTTCCTCGCCGAGTATCGCGACATAGGCATCCAGCGAGCGATATTCACGCCAGGCCGGCTCGGCGAAAGCCCAGATCCGCTCGTTGAATGCGGACAGGCGCGGTTCATTGCGCGCGATCCAGTCCAGCGCGGATTGGCGAATGGTGTTCGATGCGGTCATGCGAAGTCTCCGTTGTCTGCATTTCGGCGCCCCCGCCTGGGGCGGGGTGCGCCGGTCGTCTCGGGTGTTGGAAGAGGGGTGCCGCCGGGACCTCGTCAGGCGCGCCTGACGTTCCAGAAGGTTGCGAAGCCGTCGAGCACGCCGGTGATGGACTTGCGGAAAGCGGTCGGCTGGAGGTACTGGCCGAGCGGGTAGTAGGGCACGTCCTTGACCGCCTCCAGCTGGATGTCGCGGCAGATGGCAGCCTGGGCCGCCTCGTCCGCGGTCTCGAACCATGACGCGCGCAAGCCGTTGATCCGCTCGTTCTGCGACCAGCCGGCATAGGTGCCGTCGGCGCGCAGCGCCATGTGCACGGCCGGGTTCAGCCAGTCCATGCCGGCCCAGTTGGTGACGAAAGCGCTCCAGCCGCCGTCCGAGACCGGGCCACGGCGGTTGCGCCGCTGCAGCATGGCGTTGAACTCGACGACATAGACCTCGACGTCCATGCCGACGCGCTTCAGCATGTCGGCGGCCACCGCCCCGATGGCGGCGAGCGCGCCGGCATTGGAGGCCATGATGACGACCTTCTCGCCCCTGTAGCCGGCGGTTCTAAGCTCGTCCTTCACCTGCTCGATCCGGCGCGGCCCGGCGAGCATGTCCAGTCCGGCGGTCGAGGCCATGGGCGTGCCGGGGCAGAAGAAGCCGAGCGGCACGTTGTAGAGGCTCCGGTCATCGGTGCCGACCACGGCCTCCATATAGTCGTTCTGGGCAAGCGCGCCCCACAGCGCGCGCCGGATCGCCGGATTGTCGAAGGGCGGGTGCAGATGGTTCATCCGCATCATGCAGACGAAACCGGTGGGGTCGAGCACCCGGGTCGTCACCTGCCGCGCCGCTTTCAGCATCGGCAGGTGGTCGTGATAGGCATATTCCTGCCAGTGCTGCGCGCCCGACATCAGCGCTGCAGTGGCGGTCGAGGCATCGGGGATCGAATTCCATTCGACCCGGTCGAAATGCACCACCTTCGGACCGGAGGTCCAGCCGAGCTCGCCATCGCTGCGCGGCACGTAGCGCTCGAATTTGGTGAAGACATTGATCGAGCCGGGCGCGCGCTCGTCCAGCTTGAAGCGGAACGGGCCGCTGCCGATGATCTCCGGCACCGGCTTGGAGACATCGGTCATGGCAAGCCGTTCCGGCATCATCACGCAGACCGGCACCGAGGCCTTGCCGAGCGCGATGGGCAGGAGCGGGAAGGGGCGTTTCAGCCGGAACCGAATGGTCCGGTCGTCGGGCGCCGAAAGCTCCTCGGTCGCGTCGATCAGCGACGCGCCGAACGTATCGCGCTGGGCCCAGCGCTTGATGCTGGCCACGCAGTCGCGCGCCAGGACCCGTTCGCCGTCGTGCCAGAACAGGTTGTCGCGCAGCGTCAGGTCCCAGCGCTTGCCGTCAGCCTCGACGCGATGGCCATCGACCATTTGCGGCGTGGCCTGGTAGCGCGAATTCATGCCGTAGAGCGTGTCATAGACCATGTAGGCGTAGTTGCGGGTGATATAGCCGGTGGTCAGGATCGGATCGAGCGTGATCAGGTCCTGCTGCGGGGTGAAGCGCAGCGTGGTCTCGGCCGCCGCACGCACCCGCGCGGGGACGGCAAGTGATGCCGCGGCAATGCCGGCCGTGTGCAGGAACTCCCGCCGTCTCATGGGTCTCTCCATCAGCTCTTGGATTGTGCCGTGTGGCTGGCCGGTGCGTCCGGCCGAGGCGAGACGCGCTTCGCGAGGCGCGGCCTTGCCGCGGCGGAGCCGGACCGTCTCGTCGTTCCGGACCGTCGGGCGCTCTAGCAAGCGCGACCACCATGCCAGCTCTCCGTCATTGCCGTCCCGACGCCGAGCGATCGCGCAACGTGGGAATCAGGCGAACCGCGTCGCGCGCCATGAGCAAAGGCCGGTTCCGGCGAGACCAGTGGGGGCCGGAACGACCATCGGGCATGGTTCATCGACGACGATGCGCGAGCCAGCGTCGACTGCCGGACACGAAAACACCACTGCCGACATTGCGGGGTAGCAATTCATTCTCGCAAAGCGCGCGGAACGGCACGCGCCGATGCGGCCACTTCGGCGCCCGTCAGACGCCGAGATAGCGATGCGCGAGGGCGGCATCCCGGTTGAGGTCCCCTGGCGTTCCCGACCAGACGACGCGGCCTTTCTCGACGATGTGATGGCGGTCGACGAGCGTCGCCATCTCGGCCAGGTTCTTGTCGATGACCAGGATCGTCTGGCCCGCGGCCTTGAGCTCGTGCAGGCAGCGCCAGATCTCCGCGCGGATCAGCGGCGCGAGGCCCTCGGTTGCCTCGTCGAGAATGAGGAAGCGGGGATTGGTCAACAGCGCCCGGCCAATGGCCAGCATCTGTTGTTCGCCGCCGGACAGGGTCCGCGCCGATTGCCGGCGGCGTTCGCCGAGCCGGGGAAACAGCGCGACCACCCGCTCCAGGTTCCACTGCGCGCCGGGCCGCGGCCGGGCGGTCGCGACCAGGTTTTCTTCGACCGTCAGCGAGGCGAAGATGCGCCGGCCTTCGGGGACCAGGCCGAGGCCGAGCCGCGCGATGACATTCGGCGCCAGTCCGGCGATGGCCCGCCCGTCGAAGCTGATCCGGCCGCCGCGTGGCCTGGTCATGCCCATGATCGCCCGCACCGTGGTGGTCTTGCCCATGCCGTTGCGCCCGATCAACGAGATCACCTCGCCGGCGCGTGCTTCGAAGCTGAGGCCGAACAGCACCCGGCTCTGGGCATAACCGGCTTCGAGCCCGTCGACGGTCAGCATGCCGGTTCCTCTCCGAGATAGGCGGCGCGGACATCAGGATGGTCGCGTACCGCGTCGACCGTACCGGTGAAGATGATCCGTCCATAGACCAGGACACTGACGCGGTCGGCGAGCGCAAAAACCGCGTCCATGTCATGTTCGACCAGCAGAATGGCGTAGTGGCGCTTGAGGCTGCCGAGCAGCCGGGTCAGGGCCGCCGATTCCTCCGGTCCCATTCCGGCCATCGGCTCGTCGAGCAGCAGCAGCCTGGGCTGGCGCGCCAGCGCCACGGCGATTTCGAGCTGCCGGCGCTCGCCATGGCCGAGCGTCGCGACGCGCCGGTCTTCGCGATCGGCCAGCCCGACCCGGTCGAGCCAGTCGCGCGCGGCCTGCCGGTTCGCGCCGTTCCGGCGGGGATTGGACAGCATGTCGAAAGAGCCGCCGTGCCGGGCCTCGATCGACAGCAGGACGTTCTCGAGCGCGGAAAAGTCCGGGCATAGCTGGGTGAGCTGAAACGAGCGTCCGAGCCCCAGCCGCGCGCGGGCATGGGCGGGCAGGGTGGTGATGTCGCGCCCGTCGAAGCGGATGCGGCCGGCATCGGCGGCGAGCTCGCCGCAGATCTGGGTGATCAGGGTGGACTTGCCGGCGCCGTTCGGGCCGATCAGGGCGTGGAGCTCGCCGGGGCGCACGTCCAGGGTCACGTCATCGGTCGCGACCAGGGCGCCGAACGCCTTGCGCAGGCCGGTGATCGCCAGCACCGGGGCTGCCGTGACGGCTGCGTCAGGGTCAGTCATGGCGGCGTCCGAACAGGCGGCCGGCCAGTCCCTGCTGGCCGAACAACGCGATGAGGGTCAGCACCGGGCCCATCACGATCATCCAATGCTCGCTCCAGCTCGACAGCAATTGCTCCAGCGTGATGAAGGCGGCGGTGCCGAGGATCGGGCCGAACAGGGTTCCGAGCCCGCCCAGGACGACGATCGCCATGAACTCGCCGGATTTGGTCCAGGCCGCCATGTCGGGCGTGACGAAGCGGGCGTAATTGGCCCACAGGACGCCGGCGAGGCCGGTGCCGACCGCCGAGATGACGAAAGCCGTGAGCCGGAACGGAAACGGCCGGATGCCCAGGTTGACCGCGCGCCGCTCGCTCTGGCGCAAGGCCTGAAGGATCAGGCCGAAGCGCGAATTGACGATCGACAGGCAAATCAGTGTCCAGGCGACGAGCAGGGCCAGGCACAGGAAGTAGAAGGTCTGCGGCCGCGCCAGGTCGATGAACGGCATGTCGTTGCGCCGGTCGAGCATCAGGCCGTCGTCGCCGCCATAACTCTGCAGCGAGACGAGGACGAAGAACACCATTTGCGCGAAGGCGAGCGTGATCATGATGAACTGGACGCCGCTGGTTCTCAGCGCCAGCGCGCCGACGGCGGCGGCCAGCAGGGCGCAGCCGAGCAGCGCCAGCGGCCAGACCACCAGGGCGGCATTGCTGCCCGACCAGCCGAAGATCGGGCCGCCGCCGAAGGTGTGATGGGCGATGATGCCGACGGTATAGCCGCCGAGGCCGAAGAACATGGCATGGCCGAAACTGACCAGGGCGCCGTAGCCGATGATCAGGTCGAGGCTGACCGCCGCGATGGCATAGATCAGGATCCGGTTGGTCAGGCCGAGCAGCGCCGTCGAACCGGTCGCTTCGGCGGTGAACGGCATGGCCGCCAGGATCGCCAGCCCCAGGACAATGGCTGCAAGTCGGAATTTGGCACGCATGTCGTCAGGCCCGGGCCGGCAGCAGGCCAAGCGGCCTGACGAGCAGGACGGCGGCCATCAGGACATAGATGCTGGCCGAGACGAGGCCGGCGCTGAGCGTGTCGGCGACCGAGGCCGGCAGCAGCCCCTGCAGGACCTGCGGCAGGTAGGCGCGGCCGAGGCTGTCGACCATTCCGACCAGCAGCGCTCCGACCAGGGCGCCGCGGACCGATCCGACGCCGCCGATGACGATGACGACGAAGGTGGTGATCAGCACGCGCTCGCCCATGCCGATCTCGATCGCCAGCAGGGGCGCCGCCATCACGCCGGCCAGGCCGCAAAGCAGCCCGCCCAGCCCGAAGACCAGCGTATAGAGGCGGCGGATGTCGACGCCGAGCGCATCGACCATCTCGCGGTCGTCGGCGCCGGCGCGGATCAGCATGCCGATGCGGGTATGGTTGACCAGCAGCCACAGTCCGACGGCGACCAGCGCGCCGACGCCGATAAAGGCCAGGCGCATCACCGGGTAATCGAGCCCGGGCAGGATGGCGACGGAGCCCTGCAGCAGGGGCGGGATGTCGAGCAGCGGCGGCCGGCGGCCGAAGATCATGCTCACCGCCTCGTTGGTGAACAGGATCAGGCCGAGCGTCGCCAGCACCTGGTAGAGATGGTCGCGGCGATAGAGCCATTGCACGACCGCCACTTCAACCATGACGGCATAGAGCCCGGCACCGGCGAGCGCCGCCAGGATGCCGACCAGGAACGACCCCGTGCTCATCACCGCGAAGGCCGCGCAATAGGCGCCGACCATGTAGAAGCAGCCATGGGTCAGGTTGATGACGCCCATGATCCCGAAGATCAGCGTCAGTCCCGACGCCAGCATGAACAGCATGGCGCCATATTGCAGCCCGTTGAGAATCTGCTCGACGAATAGAAGCATCCCGGCGCGTCCCGCTCAGTCGCAAGCCATGGGCCGCGGCCGAGGCCGCGGCGGCCAGGCTCAGTTCATCGTGCATTTCGAGACATAGGCGTCGCCCCGGTCGGAGGCGATCTTGCGGACGATGTTCTGGACGATCTCGCCCGCGCCGTTCTTCTCGAACCTGGTCAGGTAATAGTCCTGAACCGGGTGCTGGTTCGGCCCGAACGCGAACTTGCCGCGCACCGACACGAATTTCGCCGCCCGCAGCGCATTGCGGAACTGGTCCTGCTTGCGCAGGTCACCGTTGACCGCCTCGAGCGCGCTGCCGATCAGGCGCGCCGTGTCGTAGGATTGCTGGGCATAGGTCGTCGGGGTGCGGGAATAGGCCTTCCTGAAGGCTGTCACGAAGGCCACCGAGGCAGGGTTGTCGACCTCGCTCGTCCAGATGGCGGAGGCATAGATGCCATTGGCCGCGTCGCCGGTCGCCGCCACCATGCGCGCATCCATCGAAAAGCTCGGGATCAGCATCGGCACGGTTCGGCCAAGACCGGCATTGGCATATTGTTTGGCGAAATTGATGCCGGCGCCGCCCGGATGAAACTGATAGATCGCGTCCGGCGCCAGCGCGCGCACACGGGCGAGCTCCACCGAGAAGTCGGTCTGGTCGAGCTTGGTGTAGATCTCGCCTGCGACCGTGCCTTTATAGGTACGCTTGAAGCCTTCCAGTGCATCGCGGCCGGCCTGATAATTCGGCGCGAGCAGGACGACCTTCTTGTAGGCGAGTTCGTCGGCGGCGAGCCCGGACGCCTCGTGAAACGCATCGTTCTGATAGGACGTCACGAAATAGTTGGGATGGCAGCGTTCGCCGGCGAAGGTGGACGGGCCGGGGTTGAGACTGACATAGGTGCCGCCGGAGGCGAGCACGCTCGGCACGACGGCGGCCAGCACGTTCGAGAAATTCACGCCGGTAAACAGCCTGATGCCGCCTTGGACCATCCGGTCCGCCGCCTGCTTGGCATTGGCGGGCTTCAGGGCGTCGTCTTCGATATCGAGCCGGACCGGCACGCCGCCGAGTTTTCCGCCGCCCTCGGCGATCGCCAGGTTGAAGGCGTCGCGCTCATCCTCGCCGATATAGCCGGCCGGGGTCGACAGGGTGGTGATGAAGCCGATCGTCACGGTTTCGGGCTGGATCGGGTTCGACCAGGCCCTGGAGGCGGCCAGCGATCCCGTCGTCAGCAATCCCGCCACGACGGCGCGGCGACTTGAAGCAGTTGTGGTCATTGTTCCCTGTCCCTTCCCTGGGGGTTGTGCATGACTTGGCGTCGGTCTCGTGTTGATCTTGGCCGGTGTCAGGCCGCCACCACGGGGTGGCGGATCCGTCCGATCCCGTCGACGCCGGCCTCGACCACGTCGCCCGGCCAGAGCCACTCCTGGGGCGTGCGGCCGGCGCCGACACCTTCAGGCGTTCCGGTCGCGATGATGTCGCCGGGTTCGAGGGTGATCGCGGCGCTGATGTCGGCGATCAGGGTCGGGATCTTGAACAGCATGTGACGCGTGTTCGAGCGCTGCTTCGTGTGGCCGTTGACCGTCAGCCACAGGCCGAGGTCATGCGGATCGCCGAGCGCGTCGGCGGTGACGATGCAGGGGCCGAAGGGTGCGTAGGTGTCCTGGCCCTTGGAATAGATCCACTGGCCGGCGCGCCGGTTGTCGCGCGCGCTGATATCGATCAGCACGCTGTAGCCGAAGACGAAGGACAGCGCCTCGGCCTCGGAAACGCGGCGGGCGGTGCGCCCCATCACCACCGCGAGTTCGACCTCCCAGTCGAGCTGCTGGGTGATGTTGGCATTGTGCTCGATGGCTTCGCCCGGGCCAATCACGCTGGTCGGGGGTTTTGAGAAGATGACCGGCTGTTTCGGCAGGTCCTTGGCCGTGTCGAGCGTTCGCGCGGACTCGGCGACATGTTCGACATAGTTGAGGCCGATGCCGAAAATATTCTTGCGTGGCCGGGGGATCGGCGCCAGCAATTTGACGTTGGCGAGCGGCACGGCCGTGCCGGCCGGCCAATGGTCGCGATGGTCGTCCAGGGCGGCGCGAAGCTCGGCGATGGCCGCCGGGCCGAGGTCGATGAAATCGAGCATGGCGGCCGGCAGCGACCGTGCCGCCTTGGCGCCGATCTTTTCGACGTCGACCACCAGGTCGCCGTCGATGACACCGAGGCGTGCGGCGGATTCGATGGTGCTGCGATAGGTTACGAGATGCATGGTCGCCGTCCTCAGGCCGAAACCGGCTGCTGGCCGTCAGCCTCGCCGAAGGCCTCTTCGCGATAGAGGCCGAGCGAGCGCATCACCGGCAGGTCGTTGAAGGTGAAGAGGCAGGCGTCCTCGCTGTCCGAGGCATTGGCGTGCTCATGCCAGGCCCAGGCGGGCAGGCAGAAGATGTCGCGTTCCCTCCAGTCGAAGCGCTTGCCGTTGATGATGGAATGGCCGCGGCCCTTGGCGACCTGGTAGATGAAGCTGCCGGTGTGCCGGTGCGCCTTGGTGTGCTCGCCGGCGCGCAGCAACTGCATCGACGCGCCGATCGTCTGCATCACCGGCCCGCCGGTTGCCGGGTTGACGTAGTTCATCAGGATGCCGTCGAAAGCCGAGCCGTCGGTGACCTTGCCGTAGCGTTGCAGCGCTTCGTAGGTTGGACCCCATTCGTATTTCAGCAGCGGCGAATAGCCCTTGGCCCAGTCGCCGGCGGCCGGCCGCAGGCCCGGATGGCCCCAGGTGCCGGTGACGTCATCGACCGGATGGCCCACCGCCTGCTGCAGGTCGGGATGCACGGCGTAGAAATTCGCCTCGAGCGCGTTGACCAGCGGAATGTCCAGCCCATCCTGCCAGATGCAGGGCGTGCCGTCGGAGGCGACGCCGTGTTCGTGCCAGGTGCCGTTGGGGGTCAGCACGAAGTCGTTGGCGCCCAGCGTCATCTTGTGGCCGTCGACGATCGTGTAGGCGCCCGAACCCTCCATGATGAAGCGCAGCGCCGAGGCGGAATGCGCATGGGCCGATGCGACCTCGCCCGGATGCATGACCTGCAGGCCGGAATAGAGCCAGCCGACCGCCGCCGCGACATCGCGCCGGCCGGGATTGTTGAGATAGATCACCCGCCGGCCCGCCTTTTCGGCGGTGACCAGATCGACCGAGCGCAACACGTGCTCACGCAGGTCCTGGTAGCGCCACAGCACCGGAACCGACGAGGACTTGGGCTGCCAGGGCTCGATCTTGTTGGCGACGGTCCAGAGGGCGCCCGCCTCCAGCCGCTCCAGTTGATCGTAATAGGCCAGCAGCTCCGGCGTATCCTCGACATTCGCCCGCCCGGCGACGTCCTCGCGGTGGTTCTCTCTGGCATTGGCCATGGCTGCCTCCTGTCACGGTGAGTGGCGTTTATATGACATGACATATTTTCGAAAGAAAGTGCTTTTTGCGGTAGAATGCATTCTCGTGTAAGCCG
This portion of the Phreatobacter stygius genome encodes:
- a CDS encoding ABC transporter ATP-binding protein; protein product: MLTVDGLEAGYAQSRVLFGLSFEARAGEVISLIGRNGMGKTTTVRAIMGMTRPRGGRISFDGRAIAGLAPNVIARLGLGLVPEGRRIFASLTVEENLVATARPRPGAQWNLERVVALFPRLGERRRQSARTLSGGEQQMLAIGRALLTNPRFLILDEATEGLAPLIRAEIWRCLHELKAAGQTILVIDKNLAEMATLVDRHHIVEKGRVVWSGTPGDLNRDAALAHRYLGV
- a CDS encoding ABC transporter ATP-binding protein, with translation MTDPDAAVTAAPVLAITGLRKAFGALVATDDVTLDVRPGELHALIGPNGAGKSTLITQICGELAADAGRIRFDGRDITTLPAHARARLGLGRSFQLTQLCPDFSALENVLLSIEARHGGSFDMLSNPRRNGANRQAARDWLDRVGLADREDRRVATLGHGERRQLEIAVALARQPRLLLLDEPMAGMGPEESAALTRLLGSLKRHYAILLVEHDMDAVFALADRVSVLVYGRIIFTGTVDAVRDHPDVRAAYLGEEPAC
- a CDS encoding branched-chain amino acid ABC transporter permease encodes the protein MRAKFRLAAIVLGLAILAAMPFTAEATGSTALLGLTNRILIYAIAAVSLDLIIGYGALVSFGHAMFFGLGGYTVGIIAHHTFGGGPIFGWSGSNAALVVWPLALLGCALLAAAVGALALRTSGVQFIMITLAFAQMVFFVLVSLQSYGGDDGLMLDRRNDMPFIDLARPQTFYFLCLALLVAWTLICLSIVNSRFGLILQALRQSERRAVNLGIRPFPFRLTAFVISAVGTGLAGVLWANYARFVTPDMAAWTKSGEFMAIVVLGGLGTLFGPILGTAAFITLEQLLSSWSEHWMIVMGPVLTLIALFGQQGLAGRLFGRRHD
- a CDS encoding branched-chain amino acid ABC transporter permease, coding for MLLFVEQILNGLQYGAMLFMLASGLTLIFGIMGVINLTHGCFYMVGAYCAAFAVMSTGSFLVGILAALAGAGLYAVMVEVAVVQWLYRRDHLYQVLATLGLILFTNEAVSMIFGRRPPLLDIPPLLQGSVAILPGLDYPVMRLAFIGVGALVAVGLWLLVNHTRIGMLIRAGADDREMVDALGVDIRRLYTLVFGLGGLLCGLAGVMAAPLLAIEIGMGERVLITTFVVIVIGGVGSVRGALVGALLVGMVDSLGRAYLPQVLQGLLPASVADTLSAGLVSASIYVLMAAVLLVRPLGLLPARA
- a CDS encoding ABC transporter substrate-binding protein, whose product is MTTTASSRRAVVAGLLTTGSLAASRAWSNPIQPETVTIGFITTLSTPAGYIGEDERDAFNLAIAEGGGKLGGVPVRLDIEDDALKPANAKQAADRMVQGGIRLFTGVNFSNVLAAVVPSVLASGGTYVSLNPGPSTFAGERCHPNYFVTSYQNDAFHEASGLAADELAYKKVVLLAPNYQAGRDALEGFKRTYKGTVAGEIYTKLDQTDFSVELARVRALAPDAIYQFHPGGAGINFAKQYANAGLGRTVPMLIPSFSMDARMVAATGDAANGIYASAIWTSEVDNPASVAFVTAFRKAYSRTPTTYAQQSYDTARLIGSALEAVNGDLRKQDQFRNALRAAKFVSVRGKFAFGPNQHPVQDYYLTRFEKNGAGEIVQNIVRKIASDRGDAYVSKCTMN
- a CDS encoding fumarylacetoacetate hydrolase family protein; this encodes MHLVTYRSTIESAARLGVIDGDLVVDVEKIGAKAARSLPAAMLDFIDLGPAAIAELRAALDDHRDHWPAGTAVPLANVKLLAPIPRPRKNIFGIGLNYVEHVAESARTLDTAKDLPKQPVIFSKPPTSVIGPGEAIEHNANITQQLDWEVELAVVMGRTARRVSEAEALSFVFGYSVLIDISARDNRRAGQWIYSKGQDTYAPFGPCIVTADALGDPHDLGLWLTVNGHTKQRSNTRHMLFKIPTLIADISAAITLEPGDIIATGTPEGVGAGRTPQEWLWPGDVVEAGVDGIGRIRHPVVAA